ACAAATGCGCCTTGAAGCGCAGCACGCGGGAAAAGTCATCGAGCATGGACACAGGGCGAACGAGGGCGGCAGGTATATCACCGCCGGCATGCGGTGGAATATCGACGCGCCGCATTCGCACGCAGCACGTCAGTCCAATCTCAGCAACAGGTGAAGAGGTAGCACGGCCCTGCATCGTTGTAGGCTGCCAGCGCAATCGATTCCTCGTCCGAGAGCTTCGGACGCACCGGCACACCGAACGTCATCGCGTTAGCTGGCAAAGACCAGCTCTGCTTCGCCGCGTCCCATCCCGAACCGGCTGGGGCTTCGCTGATCTTCAGGTTGATGATCCACGGGCACAGATAGTCGAAGTAACGAGCCAGCGCATCGTTAGGATTCTTCAACAAGGCGTCTTTAAAAGCTGCGTCCTTCCATGAAAGTGCGATTGCGCGCAGATACACGTCCTGGAACTCCAGCATCGATTCCTGAGTAGGAACCGCGTTATTCATTCCCATGATCGGTCTTCCCCGGTTTATTGTTTAGCGTCTTCAATGACGCTGATATGTTTTGCGTTATAAGCGGCAAGCGCGATGGCGTGTTGCTCGGGGTCGGCCGGCGCGGGCGGCAGCACGAGTTCCAGCACATTGTTCTCGAGCGTGGTCCAGCCGCCGTTGGTCGCCGGTGTCCACTCCGAGGTGTCGAGCTGCGCCTTCAGCGCGAGGCTGAACGGATAGCGGTAGCCAAAGCGGTCGGCCAGTGCCTTTTGCGGGTCGTCTACCAGCTTGACCCGAAAGGCGTCGTCGTGCCATGCGACGGCAATCGCCTGAACGATGACAGCGCGATATTCGAGGAACTGCTGGTAGGTTGGAAAACTGCTTTCGAGGTTACTCACTGACGCTCTCCATGGGTGGGTGTGGCCTGATCGGTAACTGTTCTGGGAACGTTTTCGACTGCAGGCGCTCCAGCATGTCTTGCGCTCTCGCAGCGGTGCGCGTCATGCCGGCCTTGCGTGCGATAGCAAGCGCCTGGCGACACGTTTCTTCCGCGGCCTCACCCGGTTCACGCGAGCCCGCGTTGAACAGATAAGTCGCCTTCTTAAGCAGCAGCTCGGCCTCGTAGTAGCGTTCGTTCATCGTTTCGCACAGTGCGAGGCATGCATCGATTTCACGCAGCGCCGATTGCCAGTCGCCGCGGGCCGCATCCATCTCCGGGATCAATGAGGCGTAGTAGGTCAGGCCGAGCAGGCATCCCGAGCGGCGCAATGCCTCGATGTGCCCCGCAACGGCGTCGCGGTCGCCTTCGGACCACGCGTGGATGGCGGCGGCATAGCGCTCGACCGCGTTCAGTCCGTAAGTGCGCGACAGCCTCAGGATGAGCGCCGACGTGTCACGCGCACCTTCGCGATCGCCGCTGCATTGCTGCATCCGCGCGCAATACATCAGCGTAACGCCGATCGTCGGCAGATGGTCCACACAGGTCGCGGAATGTACGGCGGTGCGCCCCATCTCCAGCGCCGCGTCCGGACCCTCGTCCATGTGCCACATGAGGCTCGCCAGCGAAGCCATTGTCCACGCCCGCGTATCGAGACCGAACAGGCGCCGGTGTCCTGCGTCGCGAGCCACGATGTGGCCCGACAGTGCCGCATCGAACGCCGAGCGCGCCTCGGCATAGTGACCATCGATCCATAGACTCATGCCGTGCATCGCATCGGCGGCCACACGGATCGACGGATCGTTTTCGCTCACGGACAGTTCAATCAGCTGCGCGGCGATGCGCTGCACGGCCGCGCGGTCGCTGGCAACATGGTAATAAGTCGCAAGCGTCCACAATGCACTCGCGGCAAGCTGTGGATCCTTGAGGCCGCCGACCTCATCCAGCAGACGCTCGGTATGCCCCTTCACTTGCGGATCGGCCCAGCCAAAGCGCGCCATCATCGCGTGCACGAGCGAGAGATCGGCACGTGCCGCGTCGTGTGCACGCCCGGCGTAATCGCATTGGGTCAGCCATTCGCGCACCGTTTGTGCATACCGGATCGCATCGTCGTGCAAGGCGCGTTCGAGCGCACGCTGTGCGGCGCGAATGCCGTGCGGCACGGCTTCTTCGAAGGCCCGTGCATGCACGAAATGCTGCGCTATGTTGACGTCCTGCATGCCATTGCCGCGTTCTGGCCGCTTGCCAAGCGCCCGTGCCACGCGAGCATGATTGTCGCGCCGCAGCGCCGCCGGCATCGATTCGTAGGCTGCATCGCGAATCAGCGCATGCCGGAACGCATACGAGATGCCGCCGAGCCGGTGCTGCGCATAGACGATGCGCGCCTCGAGCAGTCGTTTCAGGTCGTCGTTGAGGACGTCGGCCGCGTGCGGCGAAACGTCGGCGAGCAATTGCGCATCGACTTCGAGGCCGATCGTGGCCGCCAGTTGCGCGGTGTCGCGCGCGCCGTCGATACGATCGAACGCGAGTTCGAGCATGTCGCGCAAACTCGCCGGCAACGGCTGATGATCCGGTGCGCCGATATCGGCCTGCGCCACGCCAGCATCCGGCATCGCACCGCTGATCACGAATTCGCGCGCAATTTCCTCGACGAACAGCGGAATGCCGGCCGTGCGCTGCGTGATCGAGTCGAGCGTGGCGGCATCGAAATCGGCCTTGCCCAGCAGCGTCGCGATCAGCTCACGTGTGTCGTTGCGCGACAGGCGTCGCAGCATCAGACGTTCGGTGCTGGTACGCCACCGGTCGAGCACTTCGGGACGCGACGTCATTACGACAAGAACCGAGCGGCATACCGGCGAGAGACGCAGTGACTCAAGGAAGTCGAAGCTCATGCGATCGAGCCACTGCACGTCTTCGATGACGAACAGCACGGGTCCGCCCTGTCCTGACGAAGCGATCAGTTGGCGCAGGACATCGAAAAGCGCTTGCTGCTGCCTCGCAGTCGACCAGCGCAGGTTGGCTGGCCCCGCTGCAATCCCAAGCCACGCAGAGAGCGTGGCGCGCGCTGCGGCGTGATCGCAGGCAAGCGGGGCGATCAGGCGATCGAGTACGGCGAGCGCGCTAGCCGGGTCGCCTTCGAGATCGAGCTGCCAATGCGCCGCCACGAAGCGCAGGATCGGAAACAGTGCGTGATTCATGCGCTCCGGCAGGCATGCGCCGTAGGCAACCGTCTCGCCTGCGTTGCGTACCGTTTCGCACAGCTCATAGACGAGTCGCGATTTGCCGATGCCCGGATCTCCAACGACCAGTCTCGCAAGACGCGGTGCGCCCTCGCCGGCTTGTGCCCCGGATGCAGCGGAGGCTACCACGCCGCGCCAGGCTTGCAGCAACGCTTCGCGCTCGCGCTCGCGGCCAATCAGCGGCGTCGCCGCGTTGCGGTCGAGCGAATCGAACGGCGCATGCTCGTGGCGTTCGCCAAGCAACGCATAGACGTTGCGCGACGGATGGCCAGCACGCGCAAAATGCAAGCCGGTGCGCGCGTAGTCGGCATACCGGTCGAGCGACTCGCGTGCTTCTTCGCTAAGCAGAATCTGGCCCGGCGTGGCAAGCCGCAGCAGCTTCGCAGTTGTAGCCGCCGTAGCGCCCTCGCCCATGAGCGGCACACGGATGGCAATAGGGCCGACATGCAACGCCGCCGCTATCTCCACACGCCAGCCGTTCGGCGTTTGCGTGTCGTCGAGGTTCGCGCGGCCCGACTGCCGCGCCATCTCGAGCGCGGCACGCGCGGCGCGCCGTGCCGGCCGATCGATCCCGACCTGAGCGCCGAAGTAAAACAGCAACGTATCGCCAAGCTTGCCGCATGCTTCGCCGCCATACCCGACTGCGATATCCGTACAGCGCGTCAGCCATTGTTGCTGGCTCGCCTCGAGCGCTTCCAGCGAGGCGGGATCGGCCGTCAGCGGCGCGCTGTCTTCAACGATGCCCACACTGCAGCACAGCGCCGTCACCTGCCGGGATGCGCTTGCGCCATCCGGCGCCTTCGTCGAAAGGGTGGCAACTTTCGCCTCGGCAGTTCGGGACTTGCGTGATCCGCGCGGGTAATTGAATTCGCCGACGAGCGCCTGGAAATGCAGTGCGCGGAACTGTTCCGCGAGCTCATCCGCGGAGCCGGCACGCAACTGCGGATTCTTGTTCAACGCCAGCCGCAATACCGTGCCGAGCGGGTGCGAGGCAATCGCCGGCGGCAACGCTACATCGACGGGACTGAGCTGCTGGTAGAGGATTTCGGCAATGCTCGCGCCCTGCATGACAGGCTGCCCCGTCAAACATTCGATGACGACGAGGCCCCACGCGTACAGATCGGTCTTGAGTGTCGGCGCTTCCTTGCGCAGTTGCTCGGGCGCGCAATACTGCGGCGAACCGAGGACCTCGGTCGCCTGCGTCAGCGTATACGCATCCGGTATCGTAGCGTCGGAAATGAGCGCGCCGATGCCGAAGTCGAGGATCTTCGCATGCAGTACGTCACCGGTCGCCGTCACCATGACATTCTGCGGCTTCAGGTCGCGATGCACGATACCCTGCTTGTGGGCGGCCGCCAGGCCTTCGAGCACCTGCGTCATCAGGAGTCCTGTCGTGACCGCAGAAAGCGCGCCTTCATCCTCGATCATCTCGCGTAGCGTTTTGCCCGGCACGAATTCGAACACGGCGAACAACTGGCCGTCAGGTGTCTCGCCCTTGTCGAGCAATGCCACCACGTGCGGATGTTCAAGCGTCTCGCACAGCCGCGTTTCCTGCCCGAAGCGGGCGCGTGAACGTTCGCGTTGCACGGCCGTGCGCGCGACGTCTTCGTGCATCA
The sequence above is drawn from the Paraburkholderia phenazinium genome and encodes:
- a CDS encoding BMA_0021/BMA_0022 family TOMM bacteriocin → MGMNNAVPTQESMLEFQDVYLRAIALSWKDAAFKDALLKNPNDALARYFDYLCPWIINLKISEAPAGSGWDAAKQSWSLPANAMTFGVPVRPKLSDEESIALAAYNDAGPCYLFTCC
- a CDS encoding BMA_0021/BMA_0022 family TOMM bacteriocin translates to MSNLESSFPTYQQFLEYRAVIVQAIAVAWHDDAFRVKLVDDPQKALADRFGYRYPFSLALKAQLDTSEWTPATNGGWTTLENNVLELVLPPAPADPEQHAIALAAYNAKHISVIEDAKQ
- a CDS encoding TOMM system kinase/cyclase fusion protein translates to MPSTSVTSSTDSRAPAEAAHLPQTSSAPAVELHGAHSYRLGARLGEGGSGAVYRATRVDTGQTVAIKLMHEDVARTAVQRERSRARFGQETRLCETLEHPHVVALLDKGETPDGQLFAVFEFVPGKTLREMIEDEGALSAVTTGLLMTQVLEGLAAAHKQGIVHRDLKPQNVMVTATGDVLHAKILDFGIGALISDATIPDAYTLTQATEVLGSPQYCAPEQLRKEAPTLKTDLYAWGLVVIECLTGQPVMQGASIAEILYQQLSPVDVALPPAIASHPLGTVLRLALNKNPQLRAGSADELAEQFRALHFQALVGEFNYPRGSRKSRTAEAKVATLSTKAPDGASASRQVTALCCSVGIVEDSAPLTADPASLEALEASQQQWLTRCTDIAVGYGGEACGKLGDTLLFYFGAQVGIDRPARRAARAALEMARQSGRANLDDTQTPNGWRVEIAAALHVGPIAIRVPLMGEGATAATTAKLLRLATPGQILLSEEARESLDRYADYARTGLHFARAGHPSRNVYALLGERHEHAPFDSLDRNAATPLIGREREREALLQAWRGVVASAASGAQAGEGAPRLARLVVGDPGIGKSRLVYELCETVRNAGETVAYGACLPERMNHALFPILRFVAAHWQLDLEGDPASALAVLDRLIAPLACDHAAARATLSAWLGIAAGPANLRWSTARQQQALFDVLRQLIASSGQGGPVLFVIEDVQWLDRMSFDFLESLRLSPVCRSVLVVMTSRPEVLDRWRTSTERLMLRRLSRNDTRELIATLLGKADFDAATLDSITQRTAGIPLFVEEIAREFVISGAMPDAGVAQADIGAPDHQPLPASLRDMLELAFDRIDGARDTAQLAATIGLEVDAQLLADVSPHAADVLNDDLKRLLEARIVYAQHRLGGISYAFRHALIRDAAYESMPAALRRDNHARVARALGKRPERGNGMQDVNIAQHFVHARAFEEAVPHGIRAAQRALERALHDDAIRYAQTVREWLTQCDYAGRAHDAARADLSLVHAMMARFGWADPQVKGHTERLLDEVGGLKDPQLAASALWTLATYYHVASDRAAVQRIAAQLIELSVSENDPSIRVAADAMHGMSLWIDGHYAEARSAFDAALSGHIVARDAGHRRLFGLDTRAWTMASLASLMWHMDEGPDAALEMGRTAVHSATCVDHLPTIGVTLMYCARMQQCSGDREGARDTSALILRLSRTYGLNAVERYAAAIHAWSEGDRDAVAGHIEALRRSGCLLGLTYYASLIPEMDAARGDWQSALREIDACLALCETMNERYYEAELLLKKATYLFNAGSREPGEAAEETCRQALAIARKAGMTRTAARAQDMLERLQSKTFPEQLPIRPHPPMESVSE